A single window of Nicotiana sylvestris chromosome 5, ASM39365v2, whole genome shotgun sequence DNA harbors:
- the LOC104230652 gene encoding nuclear transcription factor Y subunit B-4: MSMGLSAHPNQILAANTNNNATNNSEQDSECTIREQDRFMPIANVIRIMRRILPPHAKISDDSKETIQECVSEFISFITGEANERCQREQRKTITAEDVLWAMSKLGFDDYIEPLTLYLHRYREFDGGERGSLRGEPLLMKRPMIDPASASMTPMAPYQLPPFSMAHHHGYFAYPPPMGNGYMQRDASNGSSSHGEVATVENDVGSLAEEGKE, translated from the coding sequence ATGAGCATGGGACTGTCTGCTCATCCGAACCAGATCCTTGCTGCCAATACAAACAATAATGCCACCAACAACTCAGAACAAGATTCTGAATGCACCATTCGGGAGCAAGACCGATTCATGCCAATAGCAAACGTGATCAGAATCATGCGCAGAATCCTTCCTCCGCATGCCAAGATATCGGATGACTCTAAAGAGACCATCCAAGAATGTGTGTCTGAGTTCATAAGCTTCATCACGGGCGAAGCCAACGAGCGTTGCCAGCGTGAGCAGCGGAAGACCATCACTGCTGAGGACGTTCTTTGGGCCATGAGCAAGCTTGGTTTTGATGACTACATTGAACCCTTGACTTTATACTTGCATCGTTATCGTGAGTTTGATGGTGGCGAGCGTGGATCTTTGAGAGGGGAGCCTTTGCTGATGAAGCGGCCAATGATTGATCCTGCTTCAGCTAGCATGACGCCCATGGCGCCTTATCAGTTGCCTCCTTTTTCAATGGCTCATCACCATGGATACTTTGCGTATCCACCACCAATGGGCAACGGTTATATGCAGAGGGATGCATCAAATGGAAGCTCTTCTCATGGTGAAGTGGCTACTGTGGAAAATGATGTTGGGTCTCTTGCGGAGGAGGGTAAGGAGTAA
- the LOC104231553 gene encoding tRNA (guanine(9)-N1)-methyltransferase, translating into MAGEEGVEAEVKAKDEVEVEQQQPCPPPLLSKSAQKKLMKQQRYEAKKAEKKALLKEQKKKEAERKRKEWEDKLAAATEEEKQQLIESKLSLRKERMDQRTEEKGKKMQRLTEAKQNGQNVVVDLEFGHLMNSSELHSLVQQIMYCYAVNARCNSPAHLWLTGCQGEMQDHLQRLPGFDKWIIEKENQPYIDAFQDQKERLVYLTADSETTLDVLDPNHIYIIGGLVDRNRWKGLTMKKAEDQGIQTAKLPIGTYLKMSSSQVLTVNQVVEILLKYLETGDWKTSFFEVIPQRKRCEAETEEGDTDIERVEKTEGKDDHEFKRHDIEREEETEEKDDHESKRQCIES; encoded by the exons ATGGCAGGTGAGGAAGGAGTCGAAGCCGAAGTCAAAGCCAAAGACGAAGTCGAAGTCGAGCAGCAGCAGCCATGTCCACCACCACTACTCTCCAAGAGCGCACAGAAGAAACTGATGAAGCAGCAGAGATACGAGGCCAAAAAGGCGGAGAAAAAGGCACTGTTGAAAGAGCAGAAGAAGAAAGAAGCTGAACGCAAGCGTAAAGAATGGGAGGACAAGTTGGCCGCCGCTACCGAAGAGGAGAAGCAACAGTTGATAGAGTCCAAACTGTCTCTCAGGAAAGAGAGAATGGACCAACGAAccgaagaaaaaggaaagaagatgCAGAGGCTTACCGAAGCTAAACAAAATGGGCAAAATGTAGTTGTTGATCTCGAGTTTGGTCATCTCATGAACTCCAGTGAGCTCCATAGCCTCGTCCAACag ATCATGTACTGTTATGCCGTGAATGCAAGATGTAATTCTCCTGCTCACCTTTGGTTGACTGGCTGTCAAGGAGAAATGCAAGATCATCTGCAGAGACTACCAGGATTTGACAAGTGGATAATTGAGAAGGAGAACCAGCCTTATATTGATGCATTCCAAGATCAGAAGGAACGCCTTGTGTATCTAACTGCAGACTCTGAAACAACGCTAGACGTCCTTGATCCAAATCATATATATATCATTGGCGGGTTGGTGGATAGGAATCGGTGGAAAGGGCTAACCATGAAAAAAGCAGAAGACCAAGGGATTCAAACAGCTAAACTCCCAATAGGAACTTACCTAAAGATGTCTAGTTCCCAG GTCCTTACCGTCAATCAAGTGGTAGAGATACTTCTGAAATACTTGGAGACAGGAGACTGGAAAACTTCATTCTTTGAAGTGATTCCACAAAGGAAAAGATGTGAGGCTGAAACCGAAGAGGGTGATACTGATATTGAACGGGTAGAAAAGACTGAAGGGAAAGATGATCACGAGTTTAAAAGACATGATATTGAACGGGAAGAAGAGACTGAAGAGAAAGATGATCACGAGTCTAAAAGACAGTGCATTGAGAGTTGA
- the LOC138869765 gene encoding uncharacterized protein, giving the protein MSFLGRLNYISRSIAQSTIICEPIFKMLKKDVATKWTDDCQKAFNRIKEYMSTPPVLVPSEPGSRRMGDQELQILLYLHHVQELRKRFTKTEFQHIPRVQNEFTDALVTLSSMIQHPDKNFVNLIPVKIHDQPAYCAHVEEEADGKPWFHDIKEYLTKREYPKLTKPTKNAHFGGCPTISFTAEIHTDMINVPPNELTATSSPWSFVACGMDVIGPIKPTASNGQRSSYDLMKAMCETFNIRHKNSTAYRPQMNGAVKAANKNIKKILRKMIEKHKQWHEKLSFTLLGYRTTVRTSIGATPYMLVYGTETVIPAEVEIPSLRIIQEVELDDAEWVKSRYEQLALIDGKRMNVVFHGQLYQNSMSRAFNKRVKP; this is encoded by the exons atgagtttcttggggagactcaactacatcagccggtccATAGCACAATCTACTATCATCTGTGAAccaatcttcaagatgttgaagaaggacgtcgctaccaaatggactgatgactgccaaaaagccttcaacagaatcaaggagtacatgtcaacaccaccagttctggtcccgtccgagccag gttcgagaagaatgggcgaccaagaactccaaatactcctttatctgcatcatgtacaggagttgagaaagaggttcacaaagacagaattccagcatatccccagagtccagaatgaattCACCGATGCACTAgttaccctatcatccatgatacaacacccagacaAGAACTTTGTTAATctcattccggtaaagatccatgatcagccagcttattgtgctcatgttgaggaagaagcagatggaaagccttggtttcatgatatcaaggaatatttgacaaaAAGAGAATACCCAAAACTTACAAAACCTACtaaaaatgcacacttcggaggttgtccaacaatttctttcacagcggag ATACATACAGACATGATCAATGTGCCCccaaatgagcttactgcaacaagctcaccatggtcgttcgtcGCCTgtggaatggacgttattggaccaatcaaaCCTACCGCGTCCAACGGGCAGAGGTCATCCTA tgacttgatgaaagctatgtgtgaaactttcaataTCAGAcataagaattctacagcctacaggcctcagatgaatggagccgtaaaagccgccaataagaacatcaagaagatactaaggaagatgatagagaagcataaacagtggcacgagaagctatcatttaCTTTactagggtaccgcaccacagtccgcacatcaataggggcaaccccctacatgctggtATATGGCACAGAGACGGTTATTCCCGctgaagtagaaatcccttccttgaggatcatacaggaagtagagctcgacgatgcagaatgggtaaaaagtcGATATGAGCAGTTAGCCCTCATAgacggaaagaggatgaatgtagttttccatggtcaactttatcaaaacagtatgtccagagccttcaacaaaagagtcaagccgtgA